One genomic window of Candidatus Nitrospira inopinata includes the following:
- a CDS encoding response regulator transcription factor: protein MAVIARRSGKFAVTVIMFALCWVSGMGLDPTGGHAAVVGALDFSRGAMGVNGNGIEAPSGAALLTVTGQPLPLPVMPLFAGIGRVGASLNSLLTIPLASGDPGDSVSEESGNIFGSVFLDLSWGRTVALMQPFIMMAGDRGGAPRKTTTEQVPIPAAVVLFGSGLCGIVGIVVRRQGPVRRQDFESGASTCPSPVTRSCEVFLLSSDRAFSSDLEEQLQRAGYQCRAATSVAELLEWARHRPPALVLVDRRVADWDMLRTEQAIAHVPILTLISHEVMENDEDIVADLERGADGVYSCRDGHKLFLAMIGAYCRRAGHDMARRGVYQIGDVQLDADTHELTIGSETVHLSAKQFAILQVFMSAPSKVFAREDLIGLVWGPGFAIGEHTLDVHIHALRKLLSRDTDHGCEIVAIKGVGFKLKVRHSSESTGRAIESLSRMAFAKSVQRGELLDLLKGQRRRAEAPVKAEATFLKRASRRNRFRALSRNNRRPSATQCRAW from the coding sequence GTGGCGGTGATTGCGAGGCGGAGTGGGAAGTTCGCTGTCACGGTCATCATGTTCGCCCTGTGTTGGGTATCGGGCATGGGGCTTGATCCCACGGGAGGGCATGCTGCGGTTGTCGGCGCTTTGGATTTCTCTCGTGGCGCGATGGGCGTCAACGGCAATGGAATCGAGGCTCCATCGGGGGCTGCTCTCTTAACCGTAACCGGCCAGCCCCTCCCGCTTCCAGTGATGCCGCTTTTTGCTGGAATCGGACGGGTGGGAGCATCGTTGAATTCGTTACTGACCATTCCATTGGCCTCCGGTGATCCTGGGGACAGTGTCTCTGAAGAATCGGGAAACATTTTCGGAAGCGTATTCTTGGACCTTTCATGGGGGCGCACGGTTGCACTGATGCAGCCGTTTATCATGATGGCCGGCGATCGTGGAGGAGCGCCTCGTAAGACGACGACGGAACAGGTGCCTATTCCGGCCGCGGTCGTTCTGTTCGGATCCGGTCTCTGTGGAATCGTCGGGATCGTGGTGCGTCGACAGGGACCTGTCAGGCGTCAGGACTTTGAGTCCGGGGCTTCGACTTGCCCGTCGCCAGTCACCCGCTCGTGCGAGGTCTTTCTCTTATCGTCCGATCGGGCCTTCTCGTCGGATCTTGAGGAACAATTGCAGCGGGCCGGCTATCAATGCCGCGCGGCGACTTCCGTGGCGGAGCTCTTAGAGTGGGCTCGTCATCGCCCGCCGGCGTTGGTGTTGGTCGATCGGCGAGTCGCGGACTGGGACATGCTTCGCACGGAGCAGGCGATCGCGCACGTTCCCATCTTGACATTGATTTCCCACGAAGTGATGGAAAACGACGAGGACATCGTGGCCGATTTGGAGCGGGGAGCGGACGGCGTGTATTCATGCCGAGACGGTCATAAGCTGTTTCTGGCGATGATCGGCGCCTATTGCCGAAGAGCGGGGCATGATATGGCGCGTCGAGGCGTGTATCAGATAGGCGACGTTCAATTGGATGCCGACACCCACGAGCTGACGATCGGATCGGAGACCGTCCATCTTTCCGCCAAACAGTTTGCGATCCTGCAGGTGTTTATGAGCGCGCCCTCCAAGGTGTTCGCGCGCGAGGATCTGATCGGGCTGGTCTGGGGGCCTGGGTTCGCCATCGGCGAACACACCCTGGACGTTCATATTCACGCCCTTCGGAAGCTGCTGAGCCGCGACACGGATCACGGTTGCGAGATTGTCGCCATCAAAGGCGTCGGGTTCAAGCTCAAGGTGCGGCATTCGTCGGAATCGACGGGTCGGGCCATCGAAAGTCTTTCGAGAATGGCGTTCGCGAAGTCGGTTCAGCGCGGTGAGCTGCTTGATCTTCTGAAGGGGCAGAGAAGGCGTGCCGAGGCGCCGGTAAAGGCCGAGGCGACATTCCTCAAACGTGCGTCTCGACGAAACCGCTTCAGGGCATTATCACGGAACAATCGACGTCCGTCGGCGACGCAATGTCGTGCATGGTAA
- a CDS encoding fused MFS/spermidine synthase: MPDRATHRLLLYGTVTLTGGAVMVLELLGTRIIGPFYGVSLYVWASLIAVTMIALALGYFIGGYAADRFPSVRLSHVLLAAALGTAVIPLLTGPVLRLTDSLGLRGGAFTSALLLFTFPLTALAMVGPYVIKRATRDLAGVGTVAGSVYAVSTVGSVAGTLLLGFYLLPLFGTKTILLSVSLLLASLSAVVSWQERARTAALAPTAMAVFAAFGLWSATGFAGSGKSLEGFAVLSEAESLYGWVRVVDDERYGIRLMLSDASVISAVDKKWDRSVLGYQQILGLLPNFRPRATQALLIGLGGGHVARDLKSQGLETDTIEIDPAVADAAQRFFSFKPTGRFLIGDARYEIKRLDRRYDIIIHDCFTGGTEPIHLLTQEMLGHLRELLTEEGLLALNYVGFRTGEGSEAVAAVYRTLKSLFPHVRTFTTDPTDFTDFVLLASGAPLDLERYRDDPRVSWLVQHEHHLQDTGGFIITDDYNPLERLQTRKAETYRKIFLERIAFDLLVR; the protein is encoded by the coding sequence GTGCCCGATCGCGCCACGCACCGGCTTCTGCTGTATGGGACCGTGACATTGACCGGCGGCGCGGTGATGGTGCTTGAGCTGCTCGGCACCCGCATCATCGGGCCGTTTTACGGTGTGAGCCTCTACGTGTGGGCATCGCTCATCGCCGTGACCATGATCGCGCTGGCTCTCGGCTACTTTATCGGCGGGTATGCAGCCGACCGATTTCCGTCTGTGCGCTTGAGCCACGTCCTGCTTGCCGCGGCCCTCGGCACGGCCGTCATCCCGCTGCTCACCGGTCCGGTCCTTCGCCTGACCGATTCCTTGGGACTGCGCGGCGGCGCCTTTACCAGCGCGCTGTTGCTCTTTACCTTTCCGCTGACCGCGCTCGCCATGGTGGGCCCCTATGTGATCAAGCGCGCAACCCGTGATCTCGCCGGCGTGGGCACCGTGGCCGGCTCGGTCTATGCCGTGAGCACGGTGGGCAGCGTGGCCGGCACGTTGCTGCTGGGGTTTTATCTCCTGCCGCTGTTCGGAACGAAAACGATCCTCCTGTCCGTGAGCCTGCTCCTGGCCTCGCTCTCGGCCGTGGTGTCCTGGCAGGAACGAGCGCGGACAGCGGCGCTAGCGCCCACCGCCATGGCGGTGTTCGCCGCCTTCGGCCTCTGGTCAGCCACCGGTTTTGCGGGATCAGGGAAATCGCTGGAAGGGTTTGCCGTGCTCTCGGAGGCGGAAAGTCTCTACGGGTGGGTGCGTGTGGTGGACGACGAGCGATACGGCATCCGCTTGATGCTCTCCGACGCCTCGGTCATCAGCGCGGTGGACAAGAAATGGGATCGCAGCGTGCTAGGCTATCAACAAATTTTGGGGTTGCTCCCCAACTTCAGGCCGCGCGCGACACAGGCCTTGCTCATCGGCCTCGGCGGGGGACACGTCGCGCGTGATTTGAAATCCCAAGGTCTCGAGACCGACACGATTGAAATCGATCCGGCGGTTGCCGACGCAGCCCAACGGTTCTTTTCTTTCAAACCGACCGGCCGGTTTCTGATCGGCGATGCGCGGTACGAGATCAAACGGCTGGACCGGCGTTACGACATCATTATCCATGACTGTTTCACAGGTGGAACGGAACCGATCCACCTGCTGACCCAGGAAATGTTGGGTCATCTCCGGGAGCTGCTCACCGAGGAGGGGCTGCTCGCGTTGAATTATGTCGGTTTTCGAACGGGAGAAGGCTCCGAAGCGGTCGCGGCCGTCTATCGAACCCTCAAAAGCCTCTTCCCACACGTCAGGACCTTCACGACCGACCCCACAGACTTTACCGACTTTGTGTTGCTCGCCTCGGGCGCGCCCCTCGATCTTGAACGCTACCGAGACGACCCCCGAGTCTCTTGGCTCGTGCAACACGAACATCACCTGCAGGATACCGGCGGCTTCATCATCACCGACGACTACAACCCGCTCGAACGGCTCCAGACGCGCAAAGCCGAGACCTACCGCAAGATCTTCCTGGAACGGATCGCGTTCGATCTGTTGGTGCGGTAA
- a CDS encoding type II toxin-antitoxin system Phd/YefM family antitoxin produces MKIEIGSYEAKTKLPELLRQVKAGKSFTITNRGEAIADLVPSAGARAKDTVAAARKLKAFMLADPVRGVNIKALIEEGRA; encoded by the coding sequence ATGAAGATCGAAATTGGTTCGTACGAAGCGAAAACAAAACTCCCTGAATTGCTGCGGCAGGTCAAAGCCGGCAAGAGCTTTACCATCACCAATCGCGGGGAAGCCATTGCGGATCTCGTGCCGAGCGCGGGTGCGAGAGCGAAGGACACTGTTGCGGCAGCAAGAAAATTGAAGGCATTCATGCTGGCCGATCCGGTGCGCGGGGTCAACATCAAAGCGCTCATCGAGGAGGGGCGCGCGTGA
- a CDS encoding type II toxin-antitoxin system VapC family toxin: MSFVLDNSVTMRWFFGDGNPQDLAYAGRVLDAMQETKAVVPMTWGLEVANVIAKAEAKALVTEARSKTFLEMLEEVEIEVDAATFARALSDTLHLARRYKLSAYDASYLELALRAGLPLATLDEALQKAAKKAGVKKFA; the protein is encoded by the coding sequence GTGAGCTTCGTCCTTGATAATTCGGTGACCATGCGTTGGTTTTTTGGCGATGGCAATCCACAAGATCTTGCCTATGCGGGCAGAGTGCTCGATGCGATGCAAGAGACCAAAGCGGTCGTTCCCATGACCTGGGGGCTCGAAGTCGCCAATGTCATCGCCAAGGCGGAAGCAAAAGCTTTGGTGACAGAAGCGCGAAGCAAGACATTTCTTGAGATGTTGGAAGAGGTCGAGATTGAGGTGGACGCAGCCACATTCGCGCGGGCGCTGTCCGACACCCTTCATCTGGCGAGGCGATACAAACTCTCCGCCTACGATGCCTCATACCTCGAACTGGCCTTACGAGCAGGCCTACCGCTTGCCACGCTCGATGAAGCTTTGCAGAAGGCTGCAAAGAAAGCGGGCGTAAAAAAGTTTGCGTGA
- a CDS encoding ExeA family protein: MYESFYRLRAKPFSLLPDPEFLFLSGRHKPGLNVLEYGLLNRAVFTVLTGEPGTGKTTLLNKMLEEHRGRFAVGVIGTTHPNDTSLLPWVADAFGLDVSGLDTVSQFRRITSYLKHTFSAGRQVLLIVDEAQNLNLQMLEDLRLLSNLNDGRQIGLQIVLAGQPTLRAMLTRPDMRQFAQRITVDYALEPLSEADVRAYIRHRLAIVGGDPHLFTDYACSLVCRLSGGIPRLINQLCDLSLAYGFGDGKERITAAIVLQVASDRARGGILPSDVDPQTIQLDPDQVAGESQISPAPPPSTNRTVETRTVPSAEHVARENLGLDPYQDGLDLKQSGRYEEAIKKFQAAEQDPAFRFLARVQQGMCLRAAGRLEEAAASFRRALAVNGAKMEDLLNVRYVLGQVLDKMGRFREAQEEYRLIHRVDPLFRDIADRVDGDDPDRRSPAGIGSRSQPMTWLRTPMAWWRSITSRRR; this comes from the coding sequence ATGTACGAATCGTTTTACCGGCTTCGCGCGAAGCCCTTCTCTCTGTTGCCCGATCCGGAATTTCTCTTCCTCAGCGGGCGGCATAAGCCGGGGCTGAATGTCCTGGAGTACGGTCTCCTCAATCGCGCGGTCTTCACTGTCCTTACGGGAGAGCCCGGAACCGGCAAGACGACTCTGCTCAACAAGATGTTGGAGGAACATCGCGGGCGGTTTGCCGTCGGCGTGATCGGCACGACCCATCCGAACGACACCAGCCTCTTGCCGTGGGTCGCCGACGCCTTCGGACTTGACGTCTCCGGCCTCGACACCGTCAGTCAGTTCCGCCGAATCACGTCTTATTTGAAACACACCTTTTCGGCCGGCCGGCAAGTGCTGCTCATCGTCGATGAAGCCCAAAATCTCAACCTGCAGATGCTCGAAGACCTTCGGCTTCTGTCCAATCTCAACGACGGCCGTCAGATCGGGTTGCAGATCGTGCTGGCCGGACAACCCACGCTGCGGGCCATGCTGACCCGTCCGGATATGCGGCAATTCGCGCAACGGATCACGGTGGATTACGCCTTGGAGCCGCTGAGCGAAGCCGATGTCCGAGCCTACATCCGTCATCGGCTGGCGATCGTCGGCGGCGATCCCCATCTTTTCACCGACTACGCCTGTTCTCTGGTGTGTCGGCTCAGCGGCGGCATTCCTCGGCTGATCAACCAGCTTTGTGATTTGTCTCTCGCCTACGGCTTCGGCGACGGCAAGGAGCGGATTACGGCGGCGATCGTCCTGCAAGTGGCGTCGGATCGCGCCAGGGGAGGCATCCTGCCGTCCGACGTGGATCCTCAGACCATTCAGCTCGACCCCGATCAGGTCGCGGGCGAATCGCAAATTTCGCCGGCGCCTCCTCCTTCCACGAATCGAACGGTCGAGACTCGGACTGTTCCATCCGCCGAGCATGTCGCGCGAGAAAATCTGGGGCTGGATCCGTATCAAGACGGTCTGGATCTCAAACAGTCCGGGCGGTATGAGGAAGCCATTAAGAAATTCCAGGCGGCGGAGCAAGATCCCGCCTTTCGGTTTTTGGCCAGGGTGCAGCAGGGGATGTGTTTGCGGGCGGCCGGGCGACTCGAAGAAGCGGCGGCCTCGTTCCGACGAGCCCTTGCGGTCAATGGCGCCAAGATGGAGGACCTTCTCAACGTTCGCTACGTGCTCGGGCAAGTCCTCGACAAGATGGGAAGGTTCCGGGAAGCGCAGGAAGAGTACCGTCTGATTCATCGCGTAGATCCGTTGTTTCGTGATATCGCCGATCGAGTCGATGGAGATGATCCAGACCGACGATCTCCCGCAGGCATAGGTTCTCGATCGCAGCCGATGACGTGGCTGCGCACGCCGATGGCCTGGTGGCGGTCGATAACCTCGCGGCGACGATGA
- a CDS encoding CpsD/CapB family tyrosine-protein kinase, translating to MMEHLQSAMDRFKAQQHSARVPPRPDQPPTAAPPTILYSRTRSVVIHEDVLQRRRILTRHDSPFADAYKILRTQVLHRLRENGWNMLGVTSPRDGAGKTLTAINLAIAIATEPNQTVLLVDADLRAPRIHEVLELERKPGLTEYLLDGLPVEEMLLYPGLGRLVVLPGGRGTEQSAEILASPRMTALGKELKHRYESRIVIFDLPPVLDRADVLAFGPQLDALLLVVEDGNTSEPDLQRTLHVLKGGTAVLGTVLNKSGRDQLSMSKVKRAVSADRKWAR from the coding sequence ATGATGGAACATTTGCAGAGCGCAATGGATCGGTTCAAGGCTCAGCAACATTCGGCGCGGGTGCCGCCTCGGCCCGATCAGCCTCCGACCGCCGCGCCGCCGACCATTCTGTATTCGCGGACCCGCTCCGTCGTCATCCATGAGGACGTGCTGCAGCGGCGGCGAATCCTCACCCGGCACGATTCACCCTTTGCGGACGCGTACAAAATCCTCAGAACCCAGGTGTTGCATCGCTTGCGGGAGAACGGCTGGAACATGCTGGGAGTCACCAGCCCGCGGGACGGCGCGGGCAAGACGTTGACGGCGATCAATTTGGCCATCGCCATCGCCACCGAACCCAATCAAACGGTGTTGCTGGTCGACGCGGATTTGCGGGCGCCAAGGATCCATGAAGTCTTGGAGTTGGAGCGGAAACCGGGCTTGACGGAGTATTTGCTGGACGGGCTGCCGGTTGAGGAAATGCTGCTCTATCCCGGTCTCGGCCGTCTGGTCGTGCTGCCGGGAGGGCGGGGAACGGAACAGTCCGCCGAAATTTTGGCTTCCCCGCGCATGACGGCGCTTGGAAAGGAATTGAAGCATCGGTATGAGTCCCGGATCGTGATTTTCGACCTGCCGCCGGTGCTCGATCGCGCGGACGTGCTGGCCTTCGGCCCTCAGCTCGACGCGCTGCTTCTCGTGGTGGAGGACGGCAACACGTCCGAGCCGGATCTCCAACGGACTCTGCACGTGTTAAAGGGGGGAACCGCCGTGCTGGGGACGGTTCTGAACAAGTCCGGGCGCGATCAACTCAGCATGTCGAAAGTCAAGCGGGCGGTGTCGGCCGATCGGAAATGGGCAAGATAG
- a CDS encoding Wzz/FepE/Etk N-terminal domain-containing protein has product MNQMTSQTSLTLQQIGQIARRRRVPIILTTAALFLASVAVAYLWPPVYKSTATILIEEQEIPADIVRSAITSYADQRIETIKQQVMTRSTLTKFVDEFGLYKKLRQTGSTEEVLERFTDDIRVEVMNVKIIDKRTQTPTQATIAFTLSYEGESPQIAQKVANELTSLFLGENLKTRERHAQETTEFLKKEEGRLAQRIREIQEQLSAVKQRAEGALPELTSLNMTMLNQAERELLDIDREIRSWEERKTYLEGELATLKPNTPIIAASGERILDSSERLRALRAQYASMTGYLSPEHPDVIQIQQQIAALERDISEQETPEELQKKLTGERARLATLLDTYGDEHPDVILARRSIASLEQELDRVVKAGRRKAEVKPENPAYINIQAQLATANSSLQALKKSREGIKKRVSEYAKRIEQTVHVEPTYLDLVRNREEAIRKHEEITSRLLEAEVSKELEIQRKGERFSLIDPPDLPEKPEKPNRPVIMILGLILALGGGAGSGVLFEQLDRSIRGEQHLGAVAGLPPLAVIPYLANEDDLRRFARRRYGVAVAGIGVVVLLAASVHVLFYPLDVIWYAAMRKLGLT; this is encoded by the coding sequence ATGAATCAGATGACGAGTCAAACTTCTCTTACGCTGCAACAAATCGGGCAGATCGCGCGGCGAAGGCGCGTGCCCATCATTTTGACGACGGCCGCGCTCTTTCTCGCGAGCGTCGCGGTGGCCTATCTGTGGCCGCCCGTGTATAAGTCCACCGCCACCATTCTGATCGAGGAGCAGGAGATTCCGGCCGACATTGTCCGCTCCGCCATTACAAGCTACGCCGATCAACGAATCGAGACGATCAAGCAGCAGGTCATGACGCGCTCGACGCTTACGAAGTTCGTGGACGAATTCGGTTTGTACAAGAAGCTGAGGCAGACCGGCAGTACCGAGGAAGTCTTGGAACGGTTCACCGACGACATCCGCGTGGAAGTCATGAACGTCAAGATCATCGACAAGCGCACGCAAACGCCGACCCAGGCGACGATCGCGTTCACCTTGTCCTACGAGGGAGAATCGCCCCAAATCGCCCAGAAAGTGGCCAATGAACTGACGAGCCTGTTTCTCGGAGAGAACCTCAAGACTCGCGAGCGCCACGCCCAAGAGACGACCGAGTTCCTGAAAAAAGAGGAAGGACGATTGGCTCAACGGATTCGTGAGATTCAGGAGCAGCTCTCCGCCGTCAAACAGCGGGCGGAAGGTGCTCTGCCCGAGCTGACCAGTCTGAACATGACGATGCTCAACCAGGCGGAGCGGGAGCTGCTCGACATCGACCGCGAGATCCGGAGCTGGGAGGAACGGAAGACGTATCTGGAGGGAGAATTGGCGACGTTGAAACCCAATACGCCGATCATCGCGGCCAGCGGAGAGCGGATCCTCGATTCGAGCGAACGGCTGAGGGCCCTGCGGGCGCAGTATGCAAGCATGACCGGCTATCTGTCGCCGGAACATCCCGACGTCATTCAAATTCAACAACAGATTGCGGCCCTCGAACGGGACATCAGTGAGCAGGAAACACCCGAGGAGTTGCAAAAAAAATTGACGGGGGAGCGGGCTCGTCTGGCGACCTTGCTTGATACATACGGAGATGAACATCCCGATGTCATTCTGGCCCGCCGATCGATTGCCTCGTTGGAGCAGGAGCTTGATCGCGTGGTCAAGGCCGGCCGCCGAAAGGCCGAGGTCAAGCCGGAAAATCCGGCCTACATCAACATCCAGGCGCAACTCGCCACCGCGAACTCCTCTCTGCAAGCGTTGAAAAAATCCAGAGAGGGCATCAAGAAACGGGTAAGCGAGTACGCGAAGCGGATCGAGCAGACGGTGCACGTCGAACCGACCTATCTCGATCTGGTCCGGAACCGTGAAGAGGCGATCCGCAAGCACGAGGAGATTACCTCTCGGTTGTTGGAGGCCGAGGTGTCCAAGGAGTTGGAGATTCAACGAAAGGGCGAACGGTTTTCTCTGATCGATCCGCCGGACCTGCCGGAAAAACCGGAAAAACCCAACCGTCCGGTCATCATGATTCTGGGCTTGATTTTGGCCTTGGGCGGCGGAGCGGGAAGCGGCGTGCTGTTTGAGCAACTGGACCGTTCGATTCGCGGGGAACAGCATCTCGGAGCCGTCGCGGGGTTGCCGCCGTTGGCCGTCATTCCCTATTTGGCCAACGAGGACGATCTCCGTCGCTTTGCCAGACGACGGTACGGCGTCGCGGTGGCGGGGATCGGCGTGGTGGTGCTGTTGGCGGCGTCCGTGCACGTGTTGTTCTATCCCCTGGACGTCATCTGGTACGCCGCGATGCGCAAACTGGGGCTCACATAA
- a CDS encoding porin family protein, with protein sequence MGSLLAVIGQGTARAAEWSIEPSMSVRGEYHSNLLLALEPQLSTYAYWISPAVRFTGATETLQVSSRLAFDYVEYYGERDAKIYNLHFPLSVQYRQDRSVWGFTGGLDRDNTLRSELQQTGVVLAFAQRNLWSAGPSWTYSLTDRLLARTSYQFSKAQYEGGSQRLFLFDYEVHTASETLSYNIGDRDTIQVTGLFTRFLLPDRGNLVADTYGAQMGGTHAFSEQLTLSASGGPRFITNRIDTRVGTLEDSTTVWVFNGVLAHKFERANVSLEIGRDIFPSGFGLLIQKDHLLARASYQATDHLTFSINGQAAIINPVATSDLFTGGARFRETRFFYIDPHVRWHFDDYWAVDVGYMYSRREFEGVDRSGESHAVRLLVTYFPLKFSMSE encoded by the coding sequence ATGGGAAGCTTGTTGGCGGTGATCGGTCAAGGAACTGCGCGGGCGGCGGAATGGTCGATCGAGCCTTCCATGAGCGTGCGAGGCGAATACCACTCGAATTTGCTTCTGGCGCTCGAGCCGCAGCTCTCAACCTATGCGTACTGGATTTCCCCCGCCGTCCGGTTCACCGGCGCAACGGAGACGCTTCAGGTGAGCAGCCGGCTGGCGTTTGATTATGTCGAGTATTATGGAGAGAGAGACGCCAAGATCTACAATCTCCATTTCCCCCTCTCCGTCCAATATCGCCAGGATCGAAGCGTTTGGGGATTCACCGGCGGTTTGGATCGCGACAACACGTTGCGGAGCGAGCTGCAGCAAACGGGGGTCGTGCTCGCGTTCGCTCAGCGAAATTTATGGTCAGCGGGCCCTTCGTGGACCTACAGTCTTACGGATCGGCTTTTAGCCCGGACATCCTATCAGTTCAGCAAGGCTCAATACGAGGGAGGCAGCCAACGTCTCTTCCTATTCGACTATGAAGTGCACACGGCGAGCGAGACCCTCTCGTATAACATCGGCGATCGGGATACGATTCAGGTGACCGGATTATTCACTCGTTTTCTTCTGCCTGATCGAGGGAACTTGGTGGCGGATACCTACGGAGCCCAGATGGGAGGAACACACGCCTTTTCCGAGCAGCTCACTCTCTCCGCCTCAGGCGGTCCCCGGTTCATCACAAATCGTATCGACACAAGGGTTGGAACGCTGGAGGACAGTACGACCGTCTGGGTGTTCAACGGGGTGTTGGCGCATAAATTTGAGCGGGCCAACGTTTCGCTCGAGATCGGCAGAGATATCTTTCCCAGCGGGTTCGGACTCTTGATCCAAAAGGATCACTTATTGGCCAGGGCCAGCTATCAAGCGACGGACCATCTCACGTTCTCAATCAACGGGCAAGCTGCGATCATCAATCCGGTGGCCACCAGCGACCTGTTTACAGGCGGCGCGCGCTTTCGCGAAACACGTTTCTTTTACATTGATCCCCATGTCCGATGGCATTTTGACGACTACTGGGCCGTGGACGTCGGCTATATGTATTCGCGGCGCGAATTCGAAGGCGTGGACCGGAGCGGCGAATCCCACGCGGTGCGGTTGTTGGTGACTTATTTCCCGCTTAAGTTTTCGATGAGTGAGTGA
- a CDS encoding polysaccharide biosynthesis/export family protein: MKQSKLTRSVLCVLLAPTLQHCASVTDYVPDFLAPQPIQVAGETDPGLVADAAYLLGPEDTLKISVWRDEQLTQEVVVRPDGMISFPLVGDIMAAGRTVEDVRQDLVARLNKFVPNPHVTVMVTKIMSNKIYVTGRVARPGEFLVGHYTDVLQALSLAGGLTPFAKENDIKVIRRDKGEQRVYPFRYGDVRNGRGLEQNIVLQRGDVVVVP, translated from the coding sequence ATGAAACAATCGAAATTGACACGGTCTGTTCTCTGCGTCTTGCTGGCGCCAACCCTCCAGCACTGCGCCTCCGTGACCGACTACGTGCCGGATTTTTTGGCTCCTCAACCGATTCAGGTTGCTGGCGAGACCGATCCGGGTCTCGTGGCGGACGCGGCGTACTTGCTGGGGCCCGAGGATACGCTCAAGATCTCGGTGTGGCGGGATGAGCAGCTCACGCAGGAAGTCGTCGTGCGCCCGGACGGCATGATCTCGTTTCCGCTGGTCGGCGACATCATGGCTGCCGGCCGGACGGTCGAGGACGTGCGACAGGATCTGGTCGCGCGCCTGAACAAATTCGTGCCGAATCCGCACGTGACGGTCATGGTGACGAAGATCATGAGCAATAAAATTTATGTCACCGGGCGCGTCGCCAGGCCGGGAGAATTCCTGGTCGGTCACTATACCGACGTGCTCCAGGCCCTCAGCCTGGCCGGAGGTCTGACCCCCTTCGCCAAGGAAAACGACATCAAGGTCATCAGGAGAGACAAGGGAGAGCAGAGAGTCTATCCGTTCCGGTATGGAGACGTGCGAAACGGGAGGGGGCTTGAGCAGAACATCGTGCTTCAGCGCGGCGATGTCGTGGTGGTTCCCTAA